In Spirochaetota bacterium, a genomic segment contains:
- a CDS encoding acyl-CoA dehydrogenase family protein: MNYDMTPEQLSIKENFAKFCSKEIEPRAQTLDQASHAEVDKLIKENIKKLADLGYLGMGHEEAYGGTNLDLISQAIAGEEVAKACASTFLSCGASCGLFGVPVKLFGTEAQKKKYLPGIIKGELIGCFGLTEPEA, from the coding sequence ATGAACTACGATATGACACCGGAACAACTATCGATAAAGGAGAACTTCGCGAAGTTCTGCTCCAAGGAGATCGAGCCCCGCGCCCAGACCCTTGACCAGGCCTCCCACGCGGAAGTTGATAAGCTTATAAAAGAGAATATAAAGAAACTGGCCGACCTGGGCTACCTGGGCATGGGCCACGAGGAAGCCTACGGCGGGACGAACCTCGACCTGATCAGCCAGGCCATAGCGGGCGAGGAAGTGGCCAAGGCCTGCGCCTCCACCTTCCTTTCCTGCGGAGCCTCCTGCGGCCTCTTCGGCGTGCCGGTGAAGCTCTTCGGCACCGAGGCGCAGAAGAAGAAATACCTGCCCGGCATCATCAAGGGCGAGCTCATCGGCTGCTTCGGCCTCACCGAGCCGGAAGCGG